The Salinispora tropica CNB-440 genome has a window encoding:
- a CDS encoding amidase, whose product MAVQDIMPTWVGATAKQIARGVRRGDTSATQVVADHLDHVGRVDPELAAFRRVRAGAAATEAEKVDELEDLADLPLAGVPVAVKENTAVAGLPTWNGSAAARTPVAEADHEVVRRLRGAGAVILGVTRMPELGLWGVTDDSTAVTRNPWDLGRTPGGSSGGSAAAVAAGLVPIAHANDGLGSIRVPAACCGLVGLKPGSGVVPCQLGADDWFGLTEHGVLTTTVADAAVGFQTLAGRRQEKLVPPTRLRVGVSLRSPVRGVSPDASNRDAVAAAGRLLAAAGHDTVPADPDYSTALGLQGLATWFAAAAADVRAAGLDRRSLQKRSRQHVRLGEWVQRRGYVRQADRAAWRERSIGLFTDRSIDLLLTPALASLPPAAISWSARSWRANLVANLRYAPYAAPWNVAGLPALVVPVGRRPDGLPVAVQLVGPPGSELLLLAVAGQFEMQAPWARHADGYPRGGMRSPAAG is encoded by the coding sequence GTGGCCGTGCAGGACATCATGCCGACCTGGGTGGGGGCGACCGCCAAGCAGATCGCCCGCGGCGTACGCCGCGGCGACACCTCCGCCACCCAGGTCGTCGCCGACCACCTCGACCACGTCGGCCGGGTCGACCCTGAACTGGCCGCGTTCCGACGGGTGCGAGCCGGTGCGGCGGCCACCGAGGCGGAGAAGGTTGACGAGCTGGAGGACCTGGCTGACCTTCCGCTGGCCGGGGTGCCGGTGGCGGTCAAGGAGAACACCGCCGTCGCCGGGCTGCCCACCTGGAACGGCTCGGCCGCCGCCCGGACCCCGGTGGCGGAGGCCGACCACGAGGTGGTCCGGCGGCTGCGGGGTGCGGGCGCGGTGATCCTCGGCGTCACCCGAATGCCGGAGCTGGGCCTGTGGGGGGTGACCGACGATTCGACCGCGGTAACCCGAAACCCGTGGGACCTCGGCCGTACCCCCGGTGGCTCGTCCGGGGGCTCGGCCGCGGCGGTGGCCGCGGGGCTGGTGCCGATCGCCCACGCCAACGACGGGCTCGGGTCGATCCGGGTGCCGGCGGCCTGCTGCGGTCTGGTTGGCCTCAAGCCCGGGAGCGGAGTGGTGCCCTGCCAGCTCGGCGCGGACGACTGGTTCGGCCTCACCGAGCACGGGGTGCTGACCACCACCGTTGCCGACGCGGCGGTCGGCTTTCAGACGCTCGCCGGCCGTCGGCAGGAGAAGCTGGTCCCGCCGACCCGGCTCCGGGTCGGCGTGTCGCTGCGCTCCCCGGTGCGGGGCGTATCGCCGGACGCGTCGAACCGGGACGCGGTCGCCGCCGCCGGTCGACTGCTCGCCGCCGCCGGGCACGACACCGTGCCCGCCGACCCGGACTACTCGACGGCACTCGGCCTACAGGGCCTCGCCACCTGGTTCGCCGCGGCCGCCGCGGACGTCCGGGCCGCCGGTCTGGATCGGCGGAGCCTGCAAAAGCGCAGCCGCCAGCACGTCCGGCTCGGGGAGTGGGTGCAGCGCCGGGGGTATGTCCGTCAGGCCGATCGGGCAGCCTGGCGGGAGCGTTCGATCGGACTGTTCACCGACCGCTCGATTGACCTGCTCCTCACTCCGGCCCTGGCGAGCCTCCCACCGGCGGCGATCAGCTGGTCGGCTCGTTCCTGGCGGGCGAATCTGGTGGCCAACCTTCGCTACGCCCCGTACGCCGCACCGTGGAACGTCGCCGGACTGCCCGCGCTGGTGGTGCCGGTGGGTCGCCGCCCGGACGGGCTGCCGGTGGCGGTCCAACTGGTCGGTCCGCCCGGGTCCGAGCTCCTGCTGCTCGCGGTGGCCGGCCAGTTCGAGATGCAGGCCCCGTGGGCCCGGCACGCCGATGGCTATCCACGGGGCGGGATGCGCTCGCCGGCCGCCGGATAG
- a CDS encoding B3/4 domain-containing protein — protein MTVFRIAPAVADAFPGTLIALVTATGLRGHEPWPDTAYAVDDLEQKLADGSWSPADESDPRIESWHTAYRSFGINPRRVRPSVDALGRRMAKKGTLPRINPAVDSYNSVSIRHGLPAGAFDLDHIMGDVDIRHANGTEEFTPLGEPDTVENPKLGEVVYADSAGVLTRCWNHRDAHRTRVTEDSTHVAFILETLQEPSRGHLLQTAAKELRDLLTSHAEQTAVHYLSPATPQVSSA, from the coding sequence ATGACTGTCTTCCGCATCGCCCCCGCCGTCGCCGACGCCTTCCCAGGCACTCTCATCGCCCTGGTAACCGCTACCGGCCTACGCGGCCACGAGCCCTGGCCCGACACCGCCTACGCCGTGGACGATCTGGAACAGAAGCTTGCCGACGGCTCCTGGAGCCCCGCCGATGAGAGCGACCCCCGCATCGAGTCGTGGCATACCGCGTACCGCTCCTTCGGTATCAACCCCCGTCGCGTCCGCCCCAGCGTCGACGCGCTCGGCCGCCGTATGGCCAAGAAGGGCACGCTGCCCCGCATCAACCCAGCCGTAGATTCCTACAACAGCGTCTCTATCCGTCACGGACTGCCCGCCGGGGCCTTCGACCTGGACCACATCATGGGCGACGTCGACATCCGGCACGCGAATGGCACCGAGGAGTTCACCCCGCTCGGCGAACCGGACACCGTAGAGAACCCCAAGCTGGGCGAAGTCGTGTACGCCGACTCTGCCGGCGTCCTGACTCGCTGCTGGAACCACCGGGACGCCCATCGGACCCGCGTCACCGAGGACTCCACCCACGTCGCCTTCATCCTTGAAACCCTCCAAGAACCCAGTCGCGGGCATCTACTCCAAACGGCAGCCAAGGAACTACGAGATCTGCTCACCTCTCATGCGGAACAGACCGCCGTGCACTACCTCAGCCCGGCCACGCCCCAGGTCAGCTCTGCCTGA
- a CDS encoding HIT family protein: MFCGIVAGRVPAFRVVDEPDGVAFLDTRPVFKGHLLVVPRSHLVTLADLPVEALTGYFGLVRRLTVGVEAGLGAGGTFVAINTKVSQSVPHLHTHVVPRTKGDGLRGFFWPRTRYVDDAEAASHADRIRAALPGRA, translated from the coding sequence GTGTTCTGCGGGATCGTGGCGGGCAGGGTGCCGGCGTTCCGGGTCGTGGACGAGCCGGACGGGGTGGCCTTCCTGGACACCCGGCCGGTGTTCAAGGGACACCTGCTCGTGGTGCCGCGTTCGCACCTGGTTACGCTGGCCGACCTACCGGTGGAAGCGCTGACGGGCTACTTCGGGTTGGTCCGCCGACTCACCGTCGGGGTCGAGGCCGGGCTGGGTGCCGGCGGCACATTCGTGGCGATAAACACCAAGGTGTCGCAATCGGTTCCCCACCTGCACACCCATGTGGTGCCGCGGACCAAGGGCGACGGGCTGCGCGGATTCTTCTGGCCCCGCACCCGCTACGTGGACGACGCCGAGGCAGCCAGCCACGCCGACCGGATCCGCGCGGCGCTGCCGGGTCGTGCCTGA
- the msrA gene encoding peptide-methionine (S)-S-oxide reductase MsrA, giving the protein MFLRRTKAQLISPEEALPGRPVATPVTEPHEVLGTPLTGPFPEGTAVAVFGMGCFWGAERLFWTLPGVLTTSVGYAGGYTPNPSYDEVCSGRTGHAEVVHVRYDPTKITYEDLLKVFWENHDPTQGMRQGNDVGTQYRSAIYPTTDEQLTTARASRDAFAPVVARAGKGEITTEISPLGDYYLAEGYHQQYLAPTKNPGGYCNHGPNGLSCPVGVARTTD; this is encoded by the coding sequence GTGTTCCTGCGCCGTACGAAGGCCCAGCTGATTTCCCCCGAGGAGGCCCTGCCCGGCCGCCCGGTCGCGACGCCGGTCACCGAACCGCACGAGGTGTTGGGTACGCCGCTGACGGGCCCGTTCCCGGAGGGGACAGCGGTCGCCGTCTTCGGGATGGGTTGTTTCTGGGGAGCCGAACGGCTGTTCTGGACACTGCCCGGCGTGCTCACCACATCGGTGGGCTACGCGGGCGGCTACACGCCGAACCCGTCGTACGACGAGGTGTGTTCGGGCCGGACCGGACACGCCGAGGTCGTCCACGTCAGGTACGACCCGACGAAGATCACGTACGAGGACCTGCTGAAGGTCTTCTGGGAGAACCACGACCCGACCCAGGGCATGCGGCAGGGCAACGACGTGGGCACCCAGTACCGGTCGGCGATCTACCCGACCACCGACGAGCAGCTGACCACCGCGCGGGCGTCCCGCGACGCGTTCGCGCCGGTGGTGGCCCGCGCGGGCAAGGGCGAGATCACCACGGAGATCAGCCCTCTCGGCGACTACTACCTCGCCGAGGGGTACCACCAGCAGTACCTCGCCCCGACCAAGAACCCCGGCGGTTACTGCAACCATGGCCCCAATGGGCTGAGCTGTCCGGTTGGTGTCGCCCGTACCACCGACTGA
- a CDS encoding DUF4307 domain-containing protein, with the protein MSETHATQFSGAPVFPPGRYGRRRENRRRRPVLTALVGLALVAALGTIVVRLYQQYGSPEYDPTVIAYTDITDSQVLIDFRVTVPPGGSAVCVVRARDRAGAEVAREQVTVTAQPDERQVRTQHLLVTEGRPFIGEVLRCRRPA; encoded by the coding sequence GTGAGCGAGACGCACGCCACACAATTTTCCGGCGCGCCGGTTTTCCCACCCGGCCGGTACGGCCGTCGGCGGGAAAACCGGCGCCGTCGTCCGGTACTGACCGCGCTGGTGGGGCTCGCCCTGGTTGCGGCCCTCGGCACGATCGTGGTCCGGCTCTACCAGCAGTACGGCAGCCCGGAGTACGACCCAACCGTGATCGCCTACACCGACATCACCGACTCACAGGTGTTGATCGACTTCCGGGTCACCGTGCCCCCGGGTGGATCCGCGGTCTGCGTCGTGCGGGCCCGGGACCGGGCCGGCGCCGAGGTGGCCCGGGAGCAGGTCACGGTGACCGCCCAGCCCGACGAGCGACAGGTGCGGACGCAGCACCTCCTGGTGACCGAGGGACGCCCGTTCATCGGGGAGGTACTTCGCTGTCGCCGCCCGGCGTGA
- the ilvA gene encoding threonine ammonia-lyase — protein sequence MTKLVGLDDVRAARELLAGVVRTTPLEPSRPLSAALGGPVWLKCEHLQRAGSYKVRGAFVRISRLSAAERADGVVAASAGNHAQGVALAAGLVGTHATVFMPVNAPLPKVEATKGYGAQVELAGNTVDESLVAAQTYAERTGATLIHPFDHGDVVAGQGTVALEILEQCPEVRTIVAGVGGGGLVSGIAVAVKALRPDVRVIGVQAASAAAFPPSLAAGEPVRLPSFGTIADGIAVGCPGELTFRHVRALVDEVVTVSEEDISRALLMLLERGKQVVEPAGAVGAAALLAGAVDVEAPMVTVLSGGNIDPLLMLRVIEHGLAAAGRYLRVTVRCSDRPGQLALLLSEIAEQRANVVDVEHQRANPHLRLGEVEVALSVETRGTEHSDTLISVLRASGYQVVFAGEA from the coding sequence ATGACGAAATTGGTCGGCCTGGACGACGTACGGGCCGCGCGGGAGCTGCTCGCCGGTGTCGTTCGTACCACCCCGTTGGAACCGTCCCGTCCCCTCAGCGCGGCGCTCGGCGGGCCGGTGTGGCTCAAGTGCGAGCACCTACAGCGGGCCGGCTCGTACAAGGTGCGGGGGGCTTTTGTGCGGATCTCCCGGCTGTCCGCGGCGGAGCGCGCTGACGGTGTGGTCGCGGCCAGCGCCGGCAATCACGCCCAGGGCGTGGCGCTCGCCGCCGGCCTGGTCGGCACGCACGCCACCGTGTTCATGCCGGTGAACGCGCCGTTGCCGAAGGTGGAGGCCACCAAGGGGTACGGCGCGCAGGTCGAACTCGCCGGCAACACGGTCGACGAGTCGCTGGTGGCCGCGCAGACCTACGCCGAGCGCACGGGGGCGACTCTGATCCACCCGTTCGACCACGGCGACGTGGTCGCGGGGCAGGGCACGGTGGCGCTGGAGATCCTCGAGCAGTGCCCAGAGGTCCGCACGATTGTCGCCGGGGTGGGGGGCGGCGGACTGGTCTCCGGCATCGCGGTCGCGGTGAAGGCGCTGCGCCCAGACGTGCGTGTCATCGGTGTGCAGGCGGCCAGCGCCGCCGCCTTCCCGCCCTCGTTGGCCGCGGGTGAGCCGGTGCGACTGCCGTCGTTCGGCACGATCGCGGACGGAATCGCCGTCGGCTGTCCCGGGGAGCTGACCTTCCGGCACGTCCGCGCACTGGTCGACGAGGTTGTGACCGTGAGCGAGGAGGACATCTCCCGCGCGCTGCTGATGTTGTTGGAGCGGGGCAAGCAGGTGGTCGAGCCGGCCGGGGCGGTGGGGGCGGCGGCGCTGCTGGCCGGCGCGGTCGACGTCGAGGCACCGATGGTGACGGTGCTCTCCGGGGGCAACATCGATCCGCTGCTGATGCTGCGGGTGATTGAGCATGGACTCGCGGCTGCCGGGCGCTATCTGCGGGTCACCGTCCGCTGCTCGGATCGACCCGGCCAGCTCGCCTTGTTGCTCAGCGAGATCGCCGAGCAGCGGGCGAACGTCGTGGACGTCGAGCACCAGCGCGCCAACCCGCACCTGCGGCTCGGTGAGGTCGAGGTGGCGCTGTCGGTGGAGACCCGCGGCACCGAACACTCGGACACGCTGATCAGCGTGCTGCGGGCCAGCGGCTACCAGGTGGTCTTCGCTGGTGAGGCGTGA
- the mca gene encoding mycothiol conjugate amidase Mca produces MAVHAHPDDESSKGAATTAKYVAEGVDVLVVTCTGGERGSVLNPKMDRPDVWANIADIRRAEMDAARAILGIEQAWLGFMDSGLPEGDPLPPLPEGCFALQDVAEAAGPLVRLMREFRPHVVTTYDEDGGYPHPDHIMTHKISMAAFDAAGVPERYPDLGEAWQPLKLYYDIGFSKGKILALHEALLATGNESPYGEWLKRWEGRPDKGPRITTRVGCAEYFPVRDDALRAHATQIDPDGFWFQVPMELQQRAWPTEDFQLVRSLVDSPLPESDLFAGVA; encoded by the coding sequence ATGGCCGTCCACGCACACCCGGACGACGAGTCGAGCAAGGGCGCCGCGACCACCGCGAAGTACGTGGCCGAGGGGGTAGACGTCCTGGTAGTGACGTGCACCGGCGGCGAGCGGGGGAGCGTGCTCAATCCGAAGATGGACCGGCCCGACGTCTGGGCCAACATCGCTGACATCCGCCGTGCCGAGATGGACGCCGCGCGGGCGATTCTCGGTATCGAGCAGGCCTGGCTTGGCTTCATGGACTCGGGTCTGCCAGAGGGAGACCCGCTGCCGCCGCTGCCCGAGGGCTGCTTCGCCCTCCAGGACGTGGCCGAGGCCGCCGGCCCGCTGGTGCGGCTGATGCGTGAGTTCCGTCCGCACGTGGTCACCACCTATGACGAGGACGGGGGCTACCCCCACCCCGACCACATCATGACGCACAAGATCAGCATGGCGGCGTTCGACGCCGCTGGCGTCCCCGAGCGCTACCCCGATCTCGGCGAGGCCTGGCAGCCGCTCAAGCTCTATTACGACATCGGCTTCTCCAAGGGCAAGATCCTGGCGCTGCACGAGGCGCTGCTCGCCACCGGAAACGAATCACCGTACGGGGAGTGGCTCAAGCGCTGGGAGGGGCGGCCGGACAAGGGACCCCGAATCACCACCCGGGTCGGCTGCGCCGAGTACTTCCCGGTTCGCGACGACGCGTTGCGTGCCCACGCGACCCAGATCGACCCAGACGGATTCTGGTTCCAGGTGCCGATGGAGCTACAACAGCGCGCCTGGCCCACGGAGGACTTCCAACTTGTTCGGTCCCTGGTTGACAGCCCGCTGCCCGAGTCGGACCTCTTCGCCGGTGTCGCCTAG
- the greA gene encoding transcription elongation factor GreA, which translates to MSTGNEAPATWLSQEAHDRLQAELDGLIANRPVIAAEINARREEGDLRENGGYHAAREEQGKAEGRIVYLKELLRTAQVGEAPTADTVAPGMVVTIYFDDDKDDTERFLLGSREISSTTDLTVYSPESAIGQAILGCRPGQTCTYTAPSGADIKVTVVAFEPFGG; encoded by the coding sequence GTGTCCACTGGCAACGAGGCGCCCGCCACTTGGCTGTCCCAGGAGGCGCACGACCGCCTCCAGGCGGAGCTCGACGGGTTGATCGCCAATCGGCCGGTCATCGCCGCCGAGATCAACGCCCGGCGCGAGGAGGGTGACCTGCGGGAGAACGGCGGCTACCACGCCGCTCGCGAGGAGCAGGGCAAGGCCGAAGGACGGATCGTCTACCTGAAGGAGCTGCTACGCACCGCCCAGGTGGGCGAGGCGCCGACCGCCGACACGGTCGCACCGGGCATGGTAGTGACGATCTACTTCGATGACGACAAGGATGACACCGAGCGCTTCCTGCTCGGTTCCCGCGAAATCTCGTCAACCACGGACCTGACGGTCTACAGCCCCGAGTCCGCCATCGGGCAGGCGATCCTGGGCTGCCGCCCGGGCCAGACCTGCACCTACACCGCACCCAGCGGCGCAGATATCAAGGTCACCGTGGTCGCTTTCGAGCCCTTCGGCGGCTGA
- a CDS encoding putative bifunctional diguanylate cyclase/phosphodiesterase, producing MTSAPNGPSRAGPSDQPKWALVLTAAVLATALVAAGVALILPSGLPSDDPLGGPARFGLAVAVFAFAQLARLQFRAAAGAVSLTWGEAALIICLHQVPAPWIPAATLLGVGLAWSGMSLLGTHRPPLEVARIASSLTVATALAGFVTTLLGRPLLAAPTPPLALAMVAGAVTYLLVSAGLGAVTLNLYHRVPIGALLGEALGGKLMTFVGNVVVGLVVVALIEVDPRWLLILPLPLWLLQQTYRHRLRADRERRAWRAFAEATAALNHHDERGMATAAVSGALTLFQAELVTVEVAGGDGRRHRYRGDAAGQLFTWESGGPDVTDGDERDLVRPLTVGTAEVGHLRVRFPRAAPPTDRDRDVFAAYGDALAAALHDAASHRELRKVAACSLQEAVSDALTGLANRTAMLSKGDQVLRRLARDRPVALLLLDINRFKEVNDTLGHAAGDQLLRLTADRLGGLARGGDLLGRLGGDEFALLLTSVPVLGDGAAPMAYTLRQAREITERLAAPTEVAGVRMSVEAAVGVVVAGAGSADMAELLRRADIAMYQAKEGSGSVAAYDSARDAASTDRLALLAELREALAADDQLVLVLQPAVDLATGAPTGVEALIRWRHPRRGWLNPHEFIRPVENSEQLGTFTRYVLDKALGVAAQWARDGLDLPISVNLSARSLLNPRLPTEIADALRRHRVPARRLVLEITETVVMSELEVIDEVLGALRTMGVQLAVDDFGTGFSSLTFLTRVTVDELKVDRSFVIRMADSPEAAAIVRSTVGLGQQLGLRVVAEGVETAEQRSALAELGCTAAQGYHFFKPMPADKIGAVLGGLVDEARPRIIPIRADGAS from the coding sequence GTGACCTCCGCTCCGAACGGCCCGTCGCGGGCCGGTCCCTCCGATCAGCCGAAGTGGGCCCTCGTGCTCACGGCGGCGGTGCTGGCGACGGCCCTGGTCGCAGCCGGGGTGGCGCTCATCCTGCCGAGCGGTCTGCCCAGCGACGACCCGCTCGGTGGCCCCGCGCGCTTCGGGCTCGCGGTCGCCGTCTTCGCCTTCGCGCAGCTCGCCCGGCTCCAGTTTCGGGCTGCGGCCGGAGCGGTCAGCCTCACCTGGGGTGAGGCCGCGCTCATCATCTGCCTCCACCAGGTGCCCGCCCCCTGGATTCCGGCGGCCACCCTCCTCGGCGTCGGCCTGGCCTGGTCGGGGATGTCGCTGCTCGGCACCCACCGACCACCGTTGGAAGTCGCCCGGATCGCGTCGTCGCTGACCGTGGCGACGGCGTTGGCTGGGTTCGTCACCACCCTGCTGGGTCGGCCGCTGCTGGCGGCGCCGACCCCACCGCTCGCGCTCGCGATGGTCGCGGGTGCGGTCACCTACCTACTCGTCAGTGCCGGGCTCGGTGCGGTCACCCTCAACCTGTACCACCGTGTCCCCATCGGTGCCCTGCTGGGGGAGGCGCTGGGCGGCAAACTGATGACGTTCGTCGGGAACGTTGTGGTGGGCCTGGTCGTGGTTGCCCTCATCGAGGTGGACCCACGTTGGTTGTTGATCCTCCCGCTGCCGCTCTGGCTCCTCCAACAGACCTACCGCCACCGGCTCCGCGCCGATCGGGAGCGACGTGCCTGGCGTGCCTTCGCCGAGGCGACCGCCGCGCTCAATCACCACGACGAGCGGGGAATGGCGACGGCGGCGGTGAGCGGCGCACTCACCCTGTTCCAGGCCGAGTTGGTCACCGTGGAGGTCGCCGGCGGCGACGGCCGACGGCATCGGTACCGGGGCGACGCCGCCGGTCAGCTCTTCACCTGGGAGAGCGGCGGCCCCGACGTGACCGACGGGGACGAACGCGATCTGGTTCGGCCACTCACCGTCGGGACCGCCGAGGTCGGCCACCTGCGTGTCCGGTTCCCCCGGGCGGCACCGCCCACCGACCGCGACCGCGACGTCTTCGCGGCGTACGGTGACGCCCTCGCCGCCGCCCTGCACGACGCGGCGAGCCATCGGGAGCTGCGGAAGGTCGCCGCCTGCTCCTTGCAGGAGGCGGTGAGTGACGCGCTGACCGGCCTGGCCAATCGGACGGCCATGCTCAGCAAGGGCGACCAGGTGCTGCGGCGGCTGGCGCGGGACCGGCCGGTGGCCTTGCTGCTACTGGACATCAACCGGTTCAAGGAGGTCAACGACACGCTTGGGCATGCGGCCGGTGACCAGCTGCTCCGCCTGACCGCCGACCGGCTGGGCGGGTTGGCCCGCGGCGGGGACCTGCTGGGCCGGCTCGGCGGCGACGAGTTCGCCCTCCTGTTGACATCGGTGCCAGTACTCGGAGACGGCGCCGCCCCGATGGCGTACACGCTGCGCCAGGCCCGGGAGATCACCGAACGGCTCGCCGCCCCCACCGAGGTGGCGGGTGTCCGGATGTCCGTGGAGGCCGCCGTCGGGGTGGTGGTCGCCGGCGCCGGCTCCGCCGACATGGCGGAGCTGCTGCGGCGGGCGGACATCGCGATGTACCAGGCGAAGGAGGGTAGTGGCAGCGTCGCCGCGTACGACTCCGCGCGCGACGCCGCCAGCACCGACCGGCTCGCTCTCCTGGCCGAGCTGCGCGAGGCGTTGGCCGCCGACGACCAGTTGGTACTGGTCCTACAACCGGCGGTGGACCTGGCCACCGGGGCACCGACCGGGGTGGAGGCGCTGATCCGGTGGCGGCATCCCCGACGTGGTTGGTTGAACCCGCACGAGTTCATCCGTCCGGTGGAGAACAGCGAGCAGTTGGGCACCTTCACCCGGTACGTGCTGGACAAGGCGCTCGGCGTGGCGGCGCAGTGGGCCCGGGACGGGCTGGACCTGCCGATCTCGGTGAACCTCTCCGCCCGCAGCCTGCTCAACCCGCGGCTGCCAACCGAGATCGCGGACGCGCTGCGTCGCCACCGGGTGCCGGCGCGCCGCCTTGTCCTGGAGATCACCGAGACGGTGGTGATGAGCGAGCTCGAGGTGATCGACGAGGTGCTCGGCGCGCTGCGCACGATGGGCGTGCAGTTGGCCGTTGACGACTTCGGCACCGGGTTCTCGTCGTTGACCTTCCTCACCCGGGTCACCGTGGACGAGTTGAAGGTGGACCGCTCCTTCGTGATCCGGATGGCTGACTCGCCGGAGGCGGCGGCGATCGTGCGCAGCACCGTGGGGCTTGGTCAGCAGCTGGGGCTACGGGTGGTCGCCGAGGGGGTGGAGACTGCCGAGCAGCGCAGTGCGTTGGCCGAACTCGGCTGCACGGCAGCCCAGGGCTACCACTTCTTCAAACCCATGCCGGCCGACAAGATCGGGGCGGTCCTTGGCGGTCTGGTCGACGAGGCGCGCCCCCGGATCATCCCGATCCGTGCCGACGGCGCCTCCTGA
- a CDS encoding cystathionine gamma-synthase, producing MSNGFETLAIHAGQAPEARTGAVIPPIYQTSTYAQDAVGAPRQGYEYSRSGNPTRDALQECLAALEGGAVGLAFASGLAAEDTLLRAVCKPGDHVVIPDDAYGGTYRLFARVAERWGLAYTPARVSDPDAVRAAIRPGQTKIVWVETPTNPLLGIADIAALAAIAHEAGALLVVDNTFASPYLQQPITFGADVVVHSTTKYIGGHSDVVGGALVVADPDLGAELGYHQNAMGAVNGPFDAWLTLRGIKTLGVRMDRHCDNAERIATYLDGHKSVAAVSYPGLPTHPGYEVAVKQMRRFGGMISFRAVGGEEQAVQICNRAKLFVLAESLGGVESLIEHPGRMTHAGAAGSPLEVPGDLVRLSVGIETVDDLLADLEQALG from the coding sequence ATGAGTAACGGCTTCGAGACGCTCGCCATCCACGCCGGTCAGGCCCCGGAGGCCCGTACCGGCGCGGTGATTCCCCCGATCTACCAGACCAGCACGTACGCGCAGGACGCCGTCGGCGCGCCGCGCCAGGGCTACGAGTACAGCCGTTCTGGCAACCCGACCCGGGACGCCCTCCAGGAGTGCCTGGCGGCGCTGGAAGGCGGCGCTGTCGGTCTCGCCTTCGCCAGTGGCCTCGCCGCCGAGGACACGCTGCTGCGGGCGGTCTGTAAGCCCGGCGACCACGTGGTCATCCCGGACGACGCCTACGGCGGCACCTACCGGCTCTTCGCCCGAGTCGCCGAGCGCTGGGGTCTGGCGTACACCCCGGCCCGGGTCTCCGATCCCGACGCGGTGCGGGCCGCGATCCGGCCGGGCCAGACGAAGATCGTCTGGGTGGAGACCCCCACCAACCCGTTACTCGGCATCGCCGACATCGCCGCCCTCGCGGCGATCGCCCACGAGGCGGGAGCGTTGCTCGTTGTGGACAACACCTTCGCCTCCCCGTACCTGCAGCAGCCGATCACGTTCGGCGCCGACGTCGTCGTGCACTCGACGACCAAGTACATCGGTGGGCACTCCGACGTGGTCGGTGGTGCGCTGGTCGTCGCCGATCCCGACCTCGGTGCGGAGCTGGGTTACCACCAGAATGCCATGGGTGCGGTCAACGGGCCGTTCGACGCCTGGCTCACCCTGCGCGGGATCAAGACCCTCGGCGTACGAATGGATCGCCACTGCGACAACGCCGAGCGGATCGCCACCTACCTCGACGGGCACAAGTCGGTCGCTGCGGTCAGCTACCCGGGCCTACCCACCCACCCCGGGTACGAGGTGGCCGTCAAGCAGATGCGTCGCTTCGGCGGGATGATCTCCTTCCGCGCGGTCGGCGGCGAGGAGCAGGCCGTACAGATCTGTAACCGGGCGAAGCTGTTCGTCCTCGCCGAGTCGCTCGGCGGAGTGGAGTCCCTGATCGAGCACCCGGGTCGGATGACACATGCCGGTGCGGCCGGCTCGCCGCTTGAAGTTCCCGGCGATCTCGTGCGACTGTCTGTCGGCATTGAGACGGTAGACGACCTGCTGGCTGATCTGGAGCAGGCGCTGGGCTGA